A genomic stretch from Xiphophorus maculatus strain JP 163 A chromosome 16, X_maculatus-5.0-male, whole genome shotgun sequence includes:
- the LOC102218165 gene encoding alpha-N-acetylneuraminide alpha-2,8-sialyltransferase-like has product MRGQLLRYLSALILGSLLTTFIHYAVNNDWKLLNTQPQQHHVKNKITGSYKEIKEKSKGIEICSEVSQVWKNENHKIDQKPPQLNDSQSCQDCREKIEEMLQNYSQPWVKDEEKFQEIRTGLRVHCNGLENAIITQINSPMRAKIVYDGDKGHTLKVNSQHFATFVKTRQILNKTLQSCAVVGNGGILANSYCGNNIDSAEFVIRCNLAPLLNGYEEHVGVKTNIVTANPSILSKRYGSLLGSRRRFVESLCQYDDAMVLLPAFSYVVNTALSFRALYTIDDFEMPIRSAFMNPNYLRSLAVFWRSHGLLEKRHSTGLMMVSLALELCDNVDLFGFWPFGLHPESFQELTHHYYDNNEAKKSVHVMSDEFKFLLQLHNQGVLNLHLGECVPEE; this is encoded by the exons ATGAGGGGACAACTCTTGCGGTATTTGTCTGCCCTTATTTTGGGCAGCCTTCTCACTACTTTTATCCACTATGCTGTCAACAA TGACTGGAAACTTCTCAACACACAACCTCAGCAACACCACGTGAAGAACAAAATCACTGGTTCCTATAAGGAAATCAA GGAGAAAAGCAAAGGAATAGAAATTTGCTCGGAAGTTTCTCAagtctggaaaaatgaaaatcacaaaatcGA CCAGAAGCCACCTCAGCTAAATGATTCTCAGTCTTGTCAAGACTGCAG ggagaaaatagaagaaatgctaCAGAACTATTCACAACCCTGGGTTAAAGACGAAGAAAAGTTCCAAGAAATCAG GACAGGGCTTAGGGTTCACTGCAATGGTTTGGAGAACGCCATCATAACCCAGATAAACAGTCCAATGAGAGCGAAGATTGTCTATGATGGGGACAAGGGGCATACTCTCAAAGTGAACTCACaacattttgcaacatttgtcaAA ACGCGTCAGATCTTGAATAAAACGTTGCAATCATGTGCCGTTGTTGGGAATGGAGGAATCCTAGCAAACAGCTATTGTGGAAATAATATTGATTCAGCTGAATTTGTGATCAG GTGTAACCTAGCTCCTTTGTTAAATGGATATGAGGAACATGTTGgggtgaaaacaaacattgtgaCTGCAAACCCGAGCATTTTATCTAAAAG GTACGGCTCGCTTTTAGGCAGTCGACGCAGGTTTGTAGAGAGTCTTTGCCAATATGACGACGCCATGGTGCTGCTTCCTGCATTCTCCTACGTTGTAAACACAGCATTGTCTTTCCGGGCTCTGTACACCATTGACGACTTTGAAATGCCCATCCGGTCTGCCTTCATGAACCCAAACTACCTTCGGAGTCTGGCTGTTTTTTGGCGCTCTCACGGATTGTTAGAGAAACGCCACAGCACGGGTCTTATGATGGTCAGTCTGGCGTTGGAGCTGTGCGACAACGTGGATCTGTTTGGATTCTGGCCCTTCGGTCTCCACCCAGAAAGCTTCCAAGAACTGACGCACCATTATTATGACAACAATGAAGCTAAGAAATCTGTACACGTTATGTCGGACGAGTTCAAATTTTTGTTGCAGTTGCACAACCAAGGTGTGCTGAACCTACACCTCGGGGAGTGTGTACCAGAGGAATAG
- the LOC102218427 gene encoding alpha-2,8-sialyltransferase 8F-like: MKGQLLLYLNLLILGSLTTLFYWNTFDNNWRHCSIKLRPQLNNTNSCKECREKKHIPELCSASWRKENQKLRNERQQKPKNEDAAASSDSCKDCREKINKLLENYTQVWKKNEDNHFEFRTRLSLKCNGFDNVVITQTNTPVGSKLPYDGERTRFLEVKAEHFKTFFQGHPFSNKTKKTCAVVGNGGILTNSSCGKTIDSAQFVIRCNLPPLSNGYEEDVGMKTDIVTANPSIFLQKYGSLLEHRRMFAESLCQYGKAMLLLPAFSYRINTALSLRASYTIDDFRIPIQPVFINPKYLQSLALFWGSLGLKARRLTTGIMMTSLALELCDNVDLYGFWPFGVHPHSFQNLTHHYYDDGKVKKGFHSMSDEFKLLLHLHNQGVLKLHLGECGPDEQ; this comes from the exons ATGAAGGGACAGCTCTTACTGTATTTGAATCTTCTCATTTTGGGGAGCCTGACGACCCTTTTCTACTGGAATACATTCGACAACAA ctgGCGTCATTGCAGCATAAAACTTCGACCTCAACTTAATAACACCAACTCATGTAAAGAATGCAG GGAGAAAAAACACATACCAGAACTTTGCTCTGCGTCCTGGAGAAAAGAGAATCAAAAGTTACG AAATGAACGTCAACAAAAGCCTAAAAATGAAGatgctgctgcttcctctgaTTCGTGTAAAGACTGCAG ggagaaaataaataaattgttggaGAATTACACTcaagtttggaagaaaaatgaagacAATCATTTTGAATTCAG GACTCGGTTGAGCCTGAAGTGCAACGGTTTTGATAACGTCGTCATAACGCAGACAAACACTCCAGTTGGATCCAAACTTCCTTATGATGGGGAAAGAACGAGATTCCTTGAAGTTAAAGCagagcattttaaaacattttttcaa GGTCATCCtttctcaaataaaacaaagaagacGTGTGCTGTTGTTGGAAACGGTGGGATTCTGACAAACAGCAGCTGTGGAAAAACAATCGATTCAGCTCAGTTTGTTATCAG GTGTAACTTGCCTCCTTTGTCAAACGGATATGAGGAAGATGTTGGCATGAAAACAGATATTGTGACTGCAAACCCAAGTATATTCCTACAAAA GTATGGCTCTCTTTTAGAACACAGACGTATGTTTGCAGAGAGTCTGTGCCAATATGGCAAAGCcatgctgctgcttcctgcCTTCTCCTATCGTATTAACACAGCATTGTCTCTACGGGCGTCCTACACCATCGATGACTTTAGGATCCCCATTCAGCCTGTCTTCATCAACCCAAAGTACCTCCAAAGTCTTGCTCTTTTTTGGGGCTCTCTAGGATTGAAGGCAAGACGTCTCACCACTGGCATTATGATGACAAGCCTGGCGCTGGAGCTGTGTGACAACGTGGATCTGTATGGATTCTGGCCTTTCGGTGTTCACCCACACAGCTTCCAAAACCTGACTCACCATTATTATGATGACGGAAAAGTGAAGAAAGGTTTCCACTCCATGTCTGATGAGTTCAAGTTGTTGTTGCATTTGCACAACCAAGGTGTGCTGAAGCTGCACCTTGGGGAGTGTGGACCAGATGAACAGTAG